Genomic DNA from Luteitalea sp.:
AGATCGAGCTGATCGCGCCGGTGGCGTTGGAGACGGGGTTGCGGTTTGCGATTCGGGAAGGCGGCCGCACCGTCGGGGCAGGCACGATCTCAGAGATCATCGAGTAGATTCGGCCGTAGCGCAGGCCTTTAGGCCTGCCTAGACCGTGTTGGCAGGCCTGAAGGCCTGCGCTACAGGGATTCAGCAATGTTCGGAGAAAAGATCCGTATCCGCCTGAAGGCGTACGACCACCGCGTGCTGGATCAGTCGACGACGGAGATCGTCGAGACGGCGAAGCGCACGGGCGCGCGTCTGGCTGGACCGGTTCCGCTGCCCACTGAAAAGAACAAGTGGACGGTGCTGCGATCGCCGCACGTGGACAAGAAATCGCGCGAGCAATTCGAGCTTCGCACGCACAAGCGGCTGATCGACATCTTCGAGCCGACGTCGCAAACCGTGGACGCGCTGATGAAGCTCGATTTGCCCGCTGGTGTCGACGTGGAAATCAAGGCGTTTGGCAAAGAACACGGGAAGTAGGTCCTTGGTGCTTGGTCCTTGGTTCTTGGTGCGGCCGCGTCGTACGTCATTGCCAGGCGCACCAGGGACCAAGAACGAAGAACCAAGAACCGGCGAACGAAGTGAGCTATGGTTACCGGGATTATCGGCAAGAAAGTCGGCATGACCCAGATCTTCGACGCGACGGGGGCGGCCGTTCCCGTGACGGTCATCAAGGCCGGGCCGTGCGTGGTGGTGCAGCGGAAGACAGCGACCGTCGACGGGTACGACGCGGTCCAGCTCGGCCTCGTGGAGGGGAAGCCCGCGAAGGTGAACCGTCCGCTTGGTGGTCACTTCAAGAAGGCCAACGTCCCGCCCGCGCGCCTGGTGCGGGAAGTGGCGGCCGAGGGCGACGACGTCGTGGCAGGGACTGAGGTGGTGGCGTCGATGTTTCAGGACGGCGAGCTCGTCGACGTGACCGGTACCTCGCGCGGCCATGGCTTCCAAGGCGTGATGAAGCGGCACGGTTTTGCCGGTGGTGCCGCATCGCACGGCTCGATGTTTCATCGCGCCCCTGGCTCGATTGGTGCCTCATCGTTTCCATCCCGCGTGTTGAAGGGGATGCGCGCCCCGGGACGAATGGGTGCAGATCGTGTCACGGTGCACAACCTGAAGGTGGTGCGTGTCGATGCGGAGAAGCACTTGTTGCTCGTGCGCGGCGCCGTGCCGGGCGCGCGCAACGGCTACGTGTTGATCCGGAAGGCGGTCAAGCCCAAGCGGGTCGCTGAGCCACAGGCGGAGAAACCGAAGGGAAAGAGGTAGGGACGCCCTATCCGAGATGTCATGACTATCGACGTCGTGAATACGAAGAACGAGAAGGTCGGCTCCCTCGAGCTCAGCGACGAGGTGTTTGGTGGCCGCGTGCGCCAGGATCTCATCTGGGAGGCCGTCGTTCACGAGCAAGCGGAACGACGGCGCGGGACCCACAAAACGAAGGAGCGGGGCGAGGTTCGCGGCAGCGGGCGAAAGCTGTGGCGTCAGAAGGGCACAGGCCGTGCGCGGGTGAGTGATCTACGGACGCCGATCTGGCGCAAGGGCGGGACGATCTTCGGCCCGCGGCCACGCGCCTACGGGTACGCCCTGCCCAAGAAGGTCCGGAGGGGTGCGCTGCGGGATGCGCTCGCACAGCGATTGCGTGACGGCGTGGTGGTAGTGGTCGAGGCGCTGGGCGTTGGTGAAGTCAAGACGAAGCTGGCCGCGGCCATGCTGAAGGAGCTCGGCGCAACCTCGAAGACCTTGCTGATCGACGTCGCGCCCGATGACACGCTCATGCTCTCCACGCGGAACCTCGTGGGAGTTCGCCTCGTACCGGCCAACGAAGTGTCGGCCCGCGATGTGATGGACAGCACGACCGTCATCGCAACACGCGCCGCGTTGGAGCGATTGCAGGCGGCGTTGGCGGTAGGACGGCCTCGCGGAGGCGGTCAACAGTAGGGCTGCCTCGCTGAGGCGGCCGGGACAATCGTCCTGGGGCACTGCGCTATGAAGCTCACGGAAGTCATTCGTCGGCCGATCGTCACCGAGAAGACCACGAGACTGCGCGAGAGCGCGCCGGTGATGGTGTTGGCCGTGGCTCGGGATGCCACCAAGGTCGAGATTCGTCAGGCGGTCGAGCGGCTCTTGGGTGCGCGGGTCGCCGACGTGAAGACCATGCGCGTGCAGGGGAAGATCAAGCGGCAGGGGCGGTTTGCCGGGCGCCGGCCCGCCTGGAAGAAAGCGTACGTCCGACTGCGTGACAACGAGCAGATGCCGGACTTCCTGGAAGGCGCGTAGATATGGCTGTTCGGAAATACAAGCCGACGTCGGCCGGCCGGCGGTTCCAGACGGTTCAGTCGTTCGATGAGATCACGACGAGCGAGCCGCACAAACCGCTGACCGAGCCGCTCTCCAAGAGCGGCGGACGCAACAACCGCGGCGAGATCACGGTATGGTGGCGCGGCGGCGGGCACAAGCGGCTCTACCGCGTCATTGACTTCAAGCGGGACAAGCGCGGTGTACCAGGGAAGGCCACGACAATTGAGTACGACCCGAACCGCTCGGCGCGCATCGTGCTCGTCGCCTACGCCGACGGCGAGAAGCGGTACATCCTGCATCCGGTGGGCCTCAAGGTGGGCGATACGGTCGTTTCTGGTGAGCGGGTGGACATCCTGCCGGGTAACGCGATGCTGCTACGGCACGTTCCGGTCGGCACGACGGTCCACAACATCGAGTTACGGCCTGGGAAGGGCGGTCAGCTCGCGCGCAGCGCTGGCGCCTCCGCGCAGCTCGTGGCCAAAGAGGGGGACTACGCGACGTTGCGCATGCCGTCGAGCGAGACCCGCCTCGTTCACCTCGAGTGCATGGCGACCATTGGCCAGGTTGGAAATCTC
This window encodes:
- the rpsJ gene encoding 30S ribosomal protein S10; its protein translation is MFGEKIRIRLKAYDHRVLDQSTTEIVETAKRTGARLAGPVPLPTEKNKWTVLRSPHVDKKSREQFELRTHKRLIDIFEPTSQTVDALMKLDLPAGVDVEIKAFGKEHGK
- the rplC gene encoding 50S ribosomal protein L3, giving the protein MVTGIIGKKVGMTQIFDATGAAVPVTVIKAGPCVVVQRKTATVDGYDAVQLGLVEGKPAKVNRPLGGHFKKANVPPARLVREVAAEGDDVVAGTEVVASMFQDGELVDVTGTSRGHGFQGVMKRHGFAGGAASHGSMFHRAPGSIGASSFPSRVLKGMRAPGRMGADRVTVHNLKVVRVDAEKHLLLVRGAVPGARNGYVLIRKAVKPKRVAEPQAEKPKGKR
- the rplD gene encoding 50S ribosomal protein L4; amino-acid sequence: MTIDVVNTKNEKVGSLELSDEVFGGRVRQDLIWEAVVHEQAERRRGTHKTKERGEVRGSGRKLWRQKGTGRARVSDLRTPIWRKGGTIFGPRPRAYGYALPKKVRRGALRDALAQRLRDGVVVVVEALGVGEVKTKLAAAMLKELGATSKTLLIDVAPDDTLMLSTRNLVGVRLVPANEVSARDVMDSTTVIATRAALERLQAALAVGRPRGGGQQ
- the rplW gene encoding 50S ribosomal protein L23; translation: MKLTEVIRRPIVTEKTTRLRESAPVMVLAVARDATKVEIRQAVERLLGARVADVKTMRVQGKIKRQGRFAGRRPAWKKAYVRLRDNEQMPDFLEGA
- the rplB gene encoding 50S ribosomal protein L2 is translated as MAVRKYKPTSAGRRFQTVQSFDEITTSEPHKPLTEPLSKSGGRNNRGEITVWWRGGGHKRLYRVIDFKRDKRGVPGKATTIEYDPNRSARIVLVAYADGEKRYILHPVGLKVGDTVVSGERVDILPGNAMLLRHVPVGTTVHNIELRPGKGGQLARSAGASAQLVAKEGDYATLRMPSSETRLVHLECMATIGQVGNLDHENVSIGKAGRSRWLGRRPHVRGVAMNPVDHPLGGGEGKSAGGRHPVSPWGMPTKGYKTRGRKRSDRFIVQRRQK